A region from the Rhodopseudomonas julia genome encodes:
- a CDS encoding L-aspartate oxidase, with the protein MNLSPHPFPPQSWAGIDDVVIVGGGLAGLFCALKLAPRPVTIITAAPIGEGSSSGWAQGGIAAAMDPGDTVENHVADTIAAGAGLVEGAIARGMAEEAAARIHDLLSYGVPFDRDLEGKLTLSREAAHSHRRVVRVGGDSAGAAIMQALIKAVRETSSIRVLEGFVAESLKAEGSYVTGLIARDRRGGLSARMLLPTRAIVLASGGIGHLYSVTTNPQEARGEGLGMAARAGALVADAEFVQFHPTAVDVGRDPAPLATEALRGEGAAIVDRNGHRFMFDIHEAGELAPRDIVARGVHQARHSGRGAFLDCREAVGAEFPERFPTVFGACMEAGIDPRVTPIPIAPAAHYHMGGIHVDGLGRSSLDGLWACGEVSSTGAHGANRLASNSLLEAVVFAARIAEDVQGLLPNHRMVRWSDESTADTSAGLPNEDALLERLRRLMDAAVGVVRSREGIEAALAEMETIRATAKHPSLLNSLTAAKLIAVAALRREESRGAHFRSDFPYPQPEEAHRRFLTLAKADAIAKGAVTAFQENSPHADIA; encoded by the coding sequence GTGAACCTTTCCCCGCACCCCTTCCCGCCGCAATCCTGGGCCGGCATCGACGACGTCGTCATCGTCGGCGGCGGCCTCGCCGGTCTTTTCTGCGCGCTGAAACTCGCACCGCGCCCCGTCACCATCATCACGGCGGCGCCGATCGGTGAAGGCTCATCCTCCGGTTGGGCGCAGGGCGGCATCGCTGCCGCCATGGATCCGGGCGACACGGTCGAAAACCATGTGGCGGACACGATCGCGGCCGGCGCGGGCCTTGTCGAAGGTGCCATCGCCCGCGGCATGGCGGAAGAGGCCGCCGCCCGCATCCACGACCTTCTGTCCTATGGCGTACCCTTCGACCGCGACCTCGAGGGCAAGCTCACGCTCTCCCGCGAGGCGGCGCATTCGCATCGCCGCGTAGTCAGGGTCGGCGGCGACAGCGCGGGCGCGGCCATCATGCAGGCGCTCATCAAAGCGGTGCGCGAAACCTCCTCGATCCGCGTCCTGGAAGGCTTCGTCGCCGAAAGCCTGAAGGCGGAAGGCTCCTACGTCACCGGGCTCATCGCCCGCGACCGGCGCGGCGGGCTTTCGGCGCGCATGCTGTTGCCGACGCGTGCCATCGTGCTCGCTTCCGGTGGCATCGGGCATCTCTACTCCGTCACCACCAATCCCCAGGAGGCGCGCGGCGAAGGCCTCGGCATGGCCGCCCGGGCGGGCGCGCTCGTGGCAGATGCGGAATTCGTGCAGTTCCACCCGACCGCCGTCGATGTCGGTCGCGATCCGGCCCCGCTCGCCACGGAAGCGCTTCGGGGCGAAGGTGCGGCCATCGTCGACCGCAACGGCCACCGCTTCATGTTCGATATCCACGAGGCGGGCGAGCTTGCGCCGCGCGATATCGTGGCCCGCGGCGTGCACCAGGCGCGCCATTCCGGGCGCGGTGCTTTCCTCGATTGCCGCGAGGCCGTGGGAGCGGAATTTCCCGAACGCTTCCCGACCGTCTTTGGCGCCTGCATGGAGGCCGGGATCGATCCGCGCGTGACGCCGATCCCAATCGCGCCGGCCGCGCATTACCATATGGGCGGCATACATGTGGATGGGCTGGGCCGCAGCTCCCTCGACGGTTTGTGGGCCTGCGGCGAGGTTTCCTCCACCGGCGCACATGGTGCCAACCGGCTTGCCTCCAACTCGCTTCTGGAAGCCGTCGTCTTTGCGGCCCGCATCGCCGAAGATGTGCAGGGACTTTTGCCCAATCACCGCATGGTGCGCTGGTCGGACGAATCGACGGCCGATACGAGCGCCGGACTTCCGAACGAAGACGCGCTGCTTGAGCGACTGCGCCGGCTCATGGACGCCGCTGTCGGCGTGGTGCGCAGCCGTGAGGGGATTGAAGCCGCACTTGCCGAAATGGAAACGATCCGGGCGACGGCCAAGCATCCGAGCCTCCTCAACTCGTTGACGGCGGCCAAACTCATCGCCGTGGCCGCCCTTCGCCGCGAGGAAAGCCGCGGCGCGCATTTCCGCTCCGACTTCCCTTATCCACAACCCGAAGAAGCACACCGGCGCTTTCTCACACTCGCCAAGGCCGATGCGATCGCCAAGGGCGCCGTCACCGCTTTCCAGGAGAATTCCCCTCATGCCGACATCGCCTGA
- the nadC gene encoding carboxylating nicotinate-nucleotide diphosphorylase — protein MPTSPELPDLIVEKAVRAALEEDLGRAGDITSQATIPADRRAAATVGTRSTGTLAGLALARKAVLLMDPDAQFQPHAADGDRLEAGAVIAEISANARALLSAERTALNFLCHLSGVATATAEFAAAIAHTKARITCTRKTHPGLRALQKYAVRCGGGSNHRYGLDDAILIKDNHIAVAGGVREAIRSAKEFAGHLVRIEVEVDTLKQLAEALEEGPDVILLDNMGPPTLREAVAMTRGRATLEASGGITLATVAAIAETGVDYISTGFITHSAPILDLGLDIAL, from the coding sequence ATGCCGACATCGCCTGAGCTGCCGGACCTTATTGTCGAGAAAGCCGTGCGCGCTGCGCTTGAAGAAGATCTCGGGCGTGCGGGTGACATCACGTCGCAGGCAACGATCCCGGCCGACCGCCGGGCGGCGGCCACTGTCGGAACTCGCTCCACCGGTACGCTCGCCGGCCTCGCTCTCGCCCGCAAGGCCGTCCTCCTGATGGACCCGGACGCACAGTTTCAGCCGCATGCGGCCGATGGCGACAGGCTTGAAGCCGGTGCCGTCATCGCGGAGATCTCTGCGAACGCCCGCGCCCTCCTCTCCGCGGAGCGCACGGCGCTCAATTTCCTCTGCCATCTTTCCGGCGTTGCGACCGCGACAGCCGAATTTGCGGCCGCCATCGCTCATACGAAGGCACGGATCACCTGCACCCGCAAAACCCATCCGGGTCTGCGCGCGCTCCAAAAATACGCGGTGCGCTGCGGCGGCGGCTCAAACCACCGCTATGGTCTCGACGACGCGATCCTGATCAAGGACAACCACATCGCGGTCGCTGGCGGCGTCAGAGAAGCCATTCGAAGCGCCAAGGAATTTGCCGGGCATCTGGTCAGAATCGAGGTCGAAGTCGACACGCTCAAACAGCTTGCGGAGGCTCTGGAAGAAGGGCCCGACGTCATTCTCCTCGACAATATGGGGCCGCCAACCCTTCGCGAAGCGGTGGCGATGACGCGTGGCCGCGCCACTTTGGAGGCCTCCGGCGGCATCACGCTCGCCACCGTCGCGGCAATCGCGGAGACCGGTGTCGACTATATCTCAACCGGATTTATCACGCATTCGGCTCCGATACTGGATCTCGGCCTCGATATTGCGCTCTAA
- the ppdK gene encoding pyruvate, phosphate dikinase: MTKWVYSFGGGSAEGSRDMRNLLGGKGANLAEMANLGLPVPPGFTISTEACNWFYANGRQMPEGLREQVAEALTKLEKLQGKTLGGAPMPLLLSVRSGARSSMPGMMDTVLNLGLNDESVLALAESADPRFAYDSYRRFIQMYSDVVLGVEHHDFEAILEQEREARGFETDTQLSAEDWQVVIERFKALVIEVNEGPFPQDPQDQLWGAISAVFSSWMNNRAITYRKLHDIPESWGTAVNVQAMVFGNMGDTSATGVAFTRDPSTGEKALYGEFLVNAQGEDVVAGIRTPQYLTEKARVQAGSDAPSLETLMPDSFKEFCAHADRLERHYRDMQDMEFTIERGTLWMLQTRNGKRTTHAALKIATGMAEEGLITQEEAVMRIEPTSLDQLLHPTLDPKAERNVIARGLPASPGAASGEIVFTPDKADLLTKEGHQVILVRMETSPEDIQGMVSSRGILTSRGGMTSHAAVVARGMGKPCVCGAGSLKIDHKAGTMMVLGKAYKEGDIITIDGSTGEVMEGAVAMLQPEVSGDFATLMKWADQARRLGVRANAETPEDARAARDFGAEGIGLCRTEHTFFQDDRIIAMREMIVAEDREARRAALAKLLPLQRHDFFELFKTMRGLPVTIRLLDPPLHEFLPKGEKEIEEVAAAIGTEPSRLRERIIELTEANPMLGSRGCRLLLLHPEITEMQTRAILEAARDAAHQTGEPVIPEIMVPLVGMLAELDKVKEVIDRTAEEVNAASEIKITYTVGTMIELPRAAIRAREIAQSAQFFSFGTNDLTQTTYGISRDDAASFLGHYQEIGLIEKDPFITLDTEGVGALIALAVKEGRVTKPDLKLGICGEHGGDPASIRFCEETGLDYVSCSPYRVPVARLAAAQAALGKKATG, translated from the coding sequence ATGACGAAGTGGGTATATTCCTTCGGCGGCGGAAGCGCTGAGGGCTCGCGCGACATGCGCAATCTTCTCGGTGGCAAAGGCGCCAATCTTGCAGAAATGGCCAATCTCGGCCTGCCTGTGCCGCCGGGCTTCACCATCTCCACGGAAGCCTGCAACTGGTTCTACGCCAATGGCCGGCAGATGCCGGAGGGCCTGCGCGAGCAGGTGGCGGAGGCGCTGACGAAACTCGAAAAGCTGCAGGGCAAAACGCTCGGTGGCGCGCCGATGCCGCTGCTTCTGTCAGTGCGTTCGGGTGCGCGCAGCTCCATGCCGGGAATGATGGATACAGTCCTCAATCTCGGCCTCAACGACGAGAGCGTCCTGGCGCTCGCCGAAAGTGCCGATCCGCGTTTCGCCTACGATTCCTACCGCCGCTTCATTCAGATGTACTCCGATGTCGTTCTCGGCGTCGAACATCATGATTTCGAGGCGATACTCGAGCAGGAGCGCGAGGCGCGCGGCTTCGAGACTGACACGCAGCTTTCCGCAGAAGACTGGCAGGTGGTGATCGAGCGCTTCAAGGCACTCGTCATCGAGGTCAACGAGGGTCCCTTCCCGCAGGATCCGCAAGACCAGCTGTGGGGCGCCATCAGCGCCGTATTCTCCTCCTGGATGAACAACCGCGCCATCACCTATCGCAAACTGCACGATATCCCGGAGAGCTGGGGCACCGCCGTCAACGTGCAGGCCATGGTCTTCGGCAATATGGGCGACACCTCGGCGACGGGCGTGGCGTTCACACGCGATCCCTCGACGGGCGAGAAGGCGCTCTATGGCGAATTCCTCGTCAACGCGCAGGGCGAAGATGTCGTCGCCGGTATCCGCACACCCCAATATCTGACGGAAAAGGCCCGAGTTCAGGCCGGCAGCGACGCCCCGTCTCTCGAAACGTTGATGCCGGACTCCTTCAAGGAATTCTGCGCACACGCGGATCGTCTGGAACGCCATTACCGCGACATGCAGGACATGGAGTTCACGATTGAACGCGGGACCTTGTGGATGCTGCAGACCCGCAACGGCAAACGCACCACCCATGCCGCCCTCAAGATCGCGACCGGCATGGCCGAGGAAGGCCTGATCACCCAGGAAGAGGCGGTGATGCGCATCGAGCCGACGTCGCTCGACCAGCTCCTGCATCCCACGCTCGATCCCAAGGCGGAACGCAACGTCATCGCGCGCGGCCTGCCCGCCTCGCCGGGGGCGGCCAGCGGCGAAATCGTGTTCACGCCGGACAAGGCCGACCTTCTCACCAAGGAAGGCCATCAGGTCATCCTGGTGCGCATGGAAACAAGCCCGGAAGACATTCAGGGCATGGTGTCCTCGCGCGGCATCCTGACCTCGCGCGGCGGCATGACGAGCCATGCGGCCGTCGTCGCCCGCGGCATGGGCAAGCCCTGCGTCTGCGGCGCCGGATCGCTCAAGATCGACCACAAGGCGGGCACCATGATGGTGCTCGGCAAGGCCTATAAGGAAGGCGACATCATCACCATCGACGGCTCCACCGGCGAGGTGATGGAGGGTGCCGTCGCGATGCTGCAGCCGGAAGTGTCGGGCGACTTCGCCACCTTGATGAAATGGGCCGACCAGGCACGCCGTCTCGGCGTGCGGGCCAATGCCGAAACGCCGGAAGATGCAAGAGCGGCACGCGATTTCGGAGCTGAGGGCATCGGCCTGTGCCGCACCGAGCATACCTTCTTCCAGGACGACCGGATCATCGCCATGCGGGAGATGATCGTTGCGGAAGACAGGGAAGCGCGACGCGCCGCGCTTGCCAAGCTTCTGCCGCTGCAGCGCCACGATTTCTTCGAGCTCTTCAAGACGATGCGCGGGCTGCCGGTGACCATCCGGCTCCTCGATCCACCGCTGCACGAATTCCTGCCCAAGGGCGAAAAGGAGATCGAAGAGGTTGCGGCGGCGATCGGCACTGAGCCGTCACGCCTGCGCGAACGCATCATCGAGCTGACGGAAGCCAATCCGATGTTGGGCAGCCGCGGCTGCCGGCTTCTGCTCCTGCATCCGGAAATCACCGAGATGCAGACCCGCGCCATTCTGGAGGCGGCTCGCGATGCAGCTCATCAGACCGGCGAACCTGTGATCCCGGAGATCATGGTGCCGCTCGTCGGCATGCTGGCAGAACTCGACAAGGTGAAGGAAGTCATCGACCGCACCGCAGAAGAGGTGAACGCCGCAAGCGAGATCAAGATCACCTATACGGTGGGCACCATGATCGAGCTGCCGCGCGCCGCCATTCGGGCGCGGGAGATCGCTCAAAGCGCCCAATTCTTCTCCTTTGGTACCAATGATCTGACGCAGACGACCTACGGTATCTCGCGTGACGATGCGGCCTCCTTCCTCGGCCATTATCAGGAGATCGGACTGATCGAGAAGGATCCGTTCATCACCCTCGATACCGAGGGCGTCGGGGCGCTGATTGCTCTCGCCGTCAAGGAAGGACGCGTAACGAAGCCGGACCTCAAACTCGGCATTTGTGGCGAGCACGGCGGCGATCCCGCCTCGATCCGCTTCTGCGAAGAAACCGGCCTCGACTACGTGTCGTGCTCTCCCTATCGCGTCCCGGTTGCGCGTCTTGCGGCCGCCCAGGCTGCCCTTGGCAAAAAAGCAACAGGCTGA
- a CDS encoding cell wall hydrolase, with product MAVWRGVGRTWRSASTAGLLGLGALVAATSPIAYQDAAAMISGDLPDQRWQTRLEAMSVGNIQNASLTPGSGMGDARTIPVPALGEGAEVAVPSPEGPLTTETVNRDRKGDLLMTRSPVARKSDKLPAAGQLWNMDDIFSSRDGQDLPKVAFANPSDEDMAGLMVAYSHFMQKHEATTHDNGIMLARRDSIPADAALVAYAPTGDGLDAPFDAVIGSAPTTGQLLGDLGTPRVKPEETPSLWDWMRGRHRTKPEHAWMLNTLPESVKSEKEQACLSRGVYFEARGESKLGQIAVAQVILNRVKNPAYPDTICGVVYQNKNWRNRCQFSFACDGIRDRIRSPSAYERAKQVALDVTEGKAWLEEVGDSTHYHATYVRPRWASSMKRTDRIGRHIFYRTYGGGWS from the coding sequence ATGGCAGTATGGCGCGGCGTAGGAAGGACTTGGCGTTCCGCATCGACAGCGGGATTGCTCGGTCTGGGCGCCCTGGTCGCTGCGACATCGCCAATTGCCTATCAGGATGCTGCAGCCATGATTTCGGGCGATCTGCCCGACCAGCGCTGGCAGACCCGTCTTGAGGCGATGTCCGTTGGCAATATTCAGAACGCTTCCCTGACACCGGGCTCCGGTATGGGCGATGCCCGCACCATTCCCGTGCCGGCACTTGGCGAAGGAGCCGAAGTGGCCGTTCCGAGCCCGGAAGGTCCGCTGACCACCGAAACGGTCAATCGCGACCGCAAGGGCGACCTCCTGATGACGCGCTCGCCGGTTGCGCGCAAATCCGACAAGCTGCCGGCCGCCGGCCAGCTCTGGAACATGGACGACATCTTCTCGTCGCGCGACGGCCAGGATCTGCCGAAAGTCGCATTCGCCAATCCTTCCGATGAGGACATGGCGGGGTTGATGGTCGCTTATTCCCATTTCATGCAGAAGCACGAAGCGACCACGCACGACAACGGCATCATGCTCGCCCGCAGGGACAGCATCCCCGCCGACGCAGCACTGGTCGCTTATGCACCGACCGGAGACGGCCTCGACGCGCCGTTCGACGCCGTCATCGGCTCCGCCCCAACGACGGGTCAACTTCTTGGCGATCTCGGCACACCGCGCGTGAAGCCGGAGGAGACGCCCTCTCTCTGGGATTGGATGCGCGGTCGCCACCGCACCAAGCCGGAGCATGCCTGGATGCTCAATACGCTCCCTGAGAGCGTCAAAAGCGAAAAGGAACAGGCCTGCCTCTCGCGCGGCGTTTATTTCGAAGCTCGCGGCGAAAGCAAGCTCGGTCAGATCGCCGTCGCCCAGGTCATTCTCAATCGCGTCAAGAACCCCGCCTATCCGGATACGATCTGCGGCGTGGTCTACCAGAACAAAAACTGGCGCAATCGCTGCCAGTTCTCCTTTGCCTGCGACGGGATTCGTGACCGAATCCGATCACCCTCGGCATATGAGCGCGCAAAACAGGTCGCACTCGATGTGACCGAGGGGAAAGCATGGCTTGAGGAAGTGGGCGATTCGACCCACTACCACGCCACCTATGTCCGCCCCCGCTGGGCAAGCAGCATGAAGCGCACAGACAGGATCGGCCGCCACATCTTCTACCGGACCTATGGCGGCGGCTGGAGCTGA